The Balaenoptera acutorostrata chromosome 15, mBalAcu1.1, whole genome shotgun sequence genome contains a region encoding:
- the WDR90 gene encoding WD repeat-containing protein 90 — protein sequence MRRRRGRVGVETRPEPSPRAALAVTAGELAEPATAPSLDSRWVWHLTPPCPPVWQQPFLNVFRHFKVDEWKRSSKEGDVAVVTDKTLKCTVYRVRGPVSAGNYIQLPKTSTQSLGLTGRYLYVLFRPLPAKHFVIHLDLCTEDSQVIRVSFSNFFKEFKSTATWLQFPFICETGTPRKGVGSPGARWTCLQLDLHDILLVYLNRRYSQLKSIKLCASLLVRNLYTSDLCFDPAVTVAEARRAKLPITPIPREMAFPVPKGESWHDHYVHVRFPSDSSKTSSEAVQKSCSPSEAVLAGPVPRLLPHPAAFSKPVQDSLALMVQKHGPTASRQAPSVPRPLPEVSVSCERSEVCSVGGPSGRSQEPLAWVKATDKHVVSDSLHVSARQTTVEPTAPEDASPQESPGRKQNQQEAALGKDRFQQRSFLPDPVLRLKGVIGFGGHSTKWALWTRDGAAVVYPCHAVIVVLCVNTREQRLFLGHTDKVSALALDGNGSLLASAQARPHSMLRLWDFQTGECLSLFQSPVHTVCSLSFSDSGEVLCGVGKDRHGRMTVVVWGTAQVGRGGEAVILTKVHSDVDIQAFEVAFFDETRMASCGRGSVRLWRLRGGGLRSCPVDLGEHHALEFTDLAFRQAQDGHTLYVCSRSGHILEIDHQSMAVQRARRLLPTQTPGGPLPQKQAFSSGPGIAISSLSVSQAKCAVGSEDGYLRLWPLDFSSVLLEAEHEGPISSVRVSPDGLRVLSTTSSGHLGFLDILSREYSVLVRSHAAPVLALATECSRGQLATVSQDHTVRIWDLATLQQLYDFASPEEAPCAVAFHPTQPTFFCGFSSGAVRSFSLEATEVLVEHRCHRGAITGLAASPDGSLLFSSCSRGSLAQYHSGAPRCRILRVAANVVCQEACPNPSALVVSGDSRLLAFVGPSKYTVTVMDTTSLDELLRVDISTLDLAGSRLDSAVAVCFGPAPPGHLLVSTSSNMVAVLDATSGRLVRELSCVPPAACSVLALSGDGRFLLTAADRAIKVWNYSAQAGPGSQVYIGHSEPVRAVAFTPDQQQLLSVGDAIFLWDVLAPSEKSPPGSVQGSPGAPPTCEAGLGTRQLEDMVSGANGLPRQQVPMPSQASPPWLDICSRPPKDHDGAFSMSDESRGPEGLCQASGPPVLVQKEAGRAGDGAWGATGGPWDLGRPPHPRDWPSGLRTDPAAPGRQGMVTYRKNGEPKAPVGPGACSTGRARAQPPTHPDSYRHFTTRYKASLLAKGLSFPAVGDEQLHLKAVMGYNGNGRANLVWRPDTGFFAYTCGCLVVVEDLHSGVQQHWLGHPEEISTLALSHDAQVLASASGRSSTASRCQIRVWDVPGGSCRQLLSHHDTAVQALAFSPDDRLLVTLGDYGDRTLALWSTATYELVSSTCLPEPVHGVAFNPWDAGELACVGQGAVTLWLLQQRGGDVSLQVHREPIPEEVGGCELTSLCYGTTPLLYCGSHAGQVCVWDVCAGRCFLAWDADDGEIGVLLCSGARLVSGSNTRRLRLWAVEAVPELRRKGSGARSSSVFMERELTLDGAVVSAVFHESMDMGVVGTTAGTLWYVSWAEGTSTRLISGHRSKVNEVVFSPSESHCATCSDDGSVRVWSVASMELLIQFQVLSQSCLCLSWSPPSCERPEQQWVAAGYSDGTLRLFSIPRIAMELKMHPHSAALTAIAFSADGQTILSGDKDGLVAVSRPRTGMTFRVLSDHRGAPICTIQSTRREYGDFGAEGVDLWLAASGDQQVSVWASNWLQDRCELVDWLSFPAPALTEVPSCLPPSLAAFCPWDEALLVCAGLGVHHEVVFYSLRQKQVMEKIPLPFFAVSMSLSPGAHLMAIGFSERVLRLVDCASGAMQDFAGHDDSVQLCRFAPSARLLFTAAHSEILVWEVTGH from the exons ATGCGGCGCCGCCGCGGACGGGTTGGTGTTGAGACTCGCCCGGAGCCCAGTCCGCGCGCTGCGCTGGCTGTCACAGCTGGGGAGCTAGCAGAGCCTGCCACGGCCCCCTCCCTAGACTCGCGGTGGGTCTGGCACCTCACGCCCCCGTGTCCCCCAGTGTGGCAGCAGCCGTTCCTCAACGTCTTCAGACACTTCAAGGTGGACGAGTGGAAGCGGTCCTCTAAGGAGGGCGACGTGGCCGTCGTGACG GACAAGACCCTCAAGTGCACCGTGTATCGCGTGCGGGGCCCTGTCTCTGCTGGCAATTACATCCAGCTCCCCAAAACCAGCACCCAGTCCCTGGGGCTGACCGGACGCTACCTGTACGTGCTCTTTCGGCCCTTGCCCGCCAAGCATTTCGTCATTCACCTGGACCTGTGTACCGAG GACAGCCAGGTCATCCGAGTGTCATTCTCCAACTTTTTCAAGGAGTTCAAGTCCACAGCCACATGGCTTCAGTTCCCTTTCATCTGTGAGACTGGGACACCCAGGAAAG GTGTGGGTTCCCCTGGTGCCCGCTGGACCTGCCTGCAGCTCGACCTACACGACATTCTCTTGGTCTACCTGAACCGACGCTACAGTCAGCTCAAGAGCATCAAGCTGTGTGCTAGCCTGCTGGTCAGGAACCTCTACACCAGTGACCTGTGCTTCGATCCTG CTGTCACTGTCGCTGAAGCCCGGCGTGCAAAACTGCCCATCACCCCCATACCTCGAGAAATGGCATTCCCGGTACCGAAAGGGGAGAGCTGGCATGACCACTATGTCCACGTCCG GTTTCCAAGCGACAGCTCAAAAACATCCTCCGAGGCAGTTCAGAAGAGCTGTTCCCCTTCTGAGGCAG TCTTAGCGGGGCCTGTGCCGCGGCTTCTCCCTCACCCAGCGGCCTTCAGCAAGCCTGTTCAGGACAGCCTGGCCCTCATGGTCCAGAAGCATGGCCCCACAGCC TCCCGCCAGGCCCCCTCTGTGCCCAGGCCCCTTCCAGAAGTCAGTGTGTCTTGTGAGCGCTCCGAGGTCTGTAGTGTGGGAGGCCCCAGTGGCCGTAGCCAGGAGCCCTTGGCCTGGGTGAAGGCCACTGACAAGCACGTGGTCAGTGATAGCCTTCACGTGTCTGCGCGTCAGACGACTGTGGAGCCCACGGCCCCAGAGGATGCATCCCCACAAGAG TCTCCTGGCAGAAAGCAGAACCAACAGGAGGCAGCTTTGGGCAAGGATCGTTTTCAACAAAGA AGCTTCCTCCCGGATCCGGTCCTGAGGCTCAAGGGGGTCATCGGCTTTGGGGGTCACAGCACCAAATGG GCCCTGTGGACCCGGGATGGGGCCGCCGTCGTGTACCCTTGCCATGCGGTCATCGTCGTCCTGTGTGTCAACACCCGGGAGCAGCGTCTCTTCCTTGGCCACACAGACAAG GTCTCTGCCCTGGCGCTGGACGGGAACGGTTCCCTGCTGGCCTCAGCCCAGGCACGGCCCCACAGCATGCTGCGTCTCTGGGACTTCCAGACCGGGGAGTGCCTGTCCCTGTTCCAGAGCCCAGTCCACACCGTCTGCTCCCTCAG CTTCTCTGACAGCGGGGAGGTGCTGTGTGGTGTCGGCAAGGACCGCCACGGGCGGATG ACGGTGGTGGTGTGGGGCACGGCCCAGGTGGGGCGAGGCGGAGAGGCCGTCATCCTCACGAAGGTGCACAGCGACGTTGACATCCAGGCATTCGAGGTGGCCTTTTTCGATGAAACCAG GATGGCATCGTGTGGACGGGGCAGCGTGCGGCTGTGGCGACTGCGAGGTGGGGGACTGCGCTCCTGCCCCGTGGACCTGGGGGAGCACCACGCGCTGGAGTTCACTGACCTCGCCTTCAGGCAGGCCCAGGATGGCCACACACT CTACGTCTGCAGCCGCAGCGGCCACATCCTGGAGATTGACCACCAGAGCATGGCTGTGCAGCGCGCTCGCCGCCTCCTGCCCACACAGACCCCCGGTGGCCCCCTTCCACAGAAGCAGGCCTTCAGTTCAG gcccCGGCATCGCCATCAGCAGCCTCAGCGTCTCCCAGGCCAAGTGTGCCGTGGGCTCTGAGGACGGCTACCTGCGCCTCTGGCCCCTGGACTTCTCCTCTGTGCTCTTGGAGGCAG AGCACGAGGGCCCCATCAGCTCCGTCCGCGTCAGCCCTGATGGCCTGCGTGTGCTGTCCACCACCTCCTCGGGCCACCTGGGTTTCCTGGACATCCTGTCCCGGGAGTACAGCGTGCTGGTGCGCTCCCACGCCGCCCCGGTGCTGGCCCTTGCCACTGAGTGCAGCCGGGGACAGCTGGCCACTGTGTCCCAGGACCACACTGTCCGCATCTGGGACCTAGCGACCCTGCAGCAG CTGTACGACTTCGCGTCTCCGGAGGAGGCCCCGTGTGCTGTTGCCTTCCACCCTACCCAGCCCACCTTCTTCTGTGGCTTCAGCAGCGGGGCCGTCCGCTCCTTCAGCCTGGAGGCCACCGAGGTCCTAGTGGAGCACAG GTGTCACCGTGGAGCCATCACTGGCCTGGCCGCCAGCCCCGACGGCAGCCTCCTGTTCAGCTCCTGCTCTCGGGGCTCCCTGGCCCAGTACCATAGCGGCGCACCCCGGTGCCGCATCCTTCGTGTGGCAG CTAACGTGGTGTGCCAGGAGGCCTGCCCGAACCCCAGTGCCCTGGTGGTCAGTGGGGACAGCCGCCTGCTGGCCTTTGTGGGTCCCTCCAAGTACACGGTGACCGTCATGGACACAACCTCACTGGATGAG CTGCTGAGGGTTGACATCAGCACTCTGGACCTGGCTGGCAGCCGCCTGGACTCAGCTGTGGCCGTCTGCTTTGGCCCCGCACCCCCTGGCCACTTGCTGGTGTCCACGTCCTCTAACATGGTTGCAGTGCTAGATGCCACGTCGGGCCGCTTGGTCCGGGAG CTGTCCTGTGTCCCCCCTGCGGCCTGCTCTGTCCTAGCTCTCAGCGGGGATGGCCGTTTTCTGCTCACGGCCGCCGACCGGGCCATCAAGGTGTGGAACTACTCAGCACAGGCTGGCCCTGGCAGCCAG GTGTACATCGGCCACTCAGAGCCTGTGCGGGCTGTGGCTTTCACCCCCGACCAGCAGCAACTCCTTAGTGTGGGAGACGCCATCTTTCTCTGGGACGTTCTGGCTCCCTCTGAGAAGTCCCCTCCAGGAAG TGTCCAAGGCTCTCCCGGGGCCCCCCCAACCTGCGAAGCTG GCCTGGGTACAAGACAACTGGAGGACATGGTGTCTGGGGCCAATGGCCTTCCCCGGCAGCAGGTGCCCATGCCATCCCAGGCGTCCCCACCCTGGCTGGACATCTGTTCCAGGCCCCCCAAGGACCATGACG GCGCTTTCTCCATGTCAGATGAGAGCCGTGGCCCTGAGGGTCTCTGCCAGGCCTCAGGCCCACCTGTGCTGGTGCAGAAGGAGGCTGGCAGGGCTGGTGATGGGGCCTGGGGGGCCACGGGGGGCCCCTGGGACCTTGGCAGGCCTCCCCACCCCCGTGATTGGCCCA GTGGCCTAAGGACAGACCCGGCTGCCCCTGGCAGACAAGGGATGGTCACCTACAGGAAAAATGGAGAGCCCAAGGCCCCTGTTGGGCCAG GTGCCTGCAGCACTGGAAGAGCCAGGGCTCAGCCCCCCACTCACCCAGACTCCTATCGGCATTTCACAACTCGCTACAAGGCCTCCCTGCTGGCCAAG GGCCTCTCCTTCCCTGCTGTTGGCGATGAGCAGCTGCACCTGAAGGCCGTCATGGGTTACAACGGGAACGGGCGCGCCAACCTGGTCTGGAGGCCGGACACAG GCTTCTTCGCCTACACGTGTGGTTgcctggtggtggtggaggaCCTGCACTCTGGTGTCCAGCAGCACTGGCTTGGCCACCCTGAGGAGATCTCCACGCTGGCCCTCAGCCATGATGCCCAG GTGCTGGCCTCTGCCTCAGGCCGAAGCAGCACTGCCTCCCGCTGCCAGATCCGTGTCTGGGATGTGCCGGGGGGCTCCTGTCGGCAGCTCCTTTCTCACCACGACACTGCTGTCCAGGCCCTGGCTTTCTCGCCAGATGACAGGCTGCTCGTCACGCTGG GGGACTATGGCGACCGCACCCTGGCCCTGTGGAGCACGGCCACCTACGAGCTTGTGTCCTCCACGTGCCTCCCGGAGCCAGTACACGGCGTGGCCTTCAACCCCTGGGACGCCGGCGAGCTTGCCTGCGTGGGCCAGGGTGCCGTCACCCTGTGGCTCCTGCAGCAGCGTGGGGGCGACGTCAGCCTCCAG GTCCACCGAGAGCCCATCCCTGAGGAGGTGGGGGGGTGCGAGCTGACCTCGCTTTGCTACGGGACCACACCCCTGCTCTACTGTGGCTCCCATGCTGGCCAGGTGTGTGTTTGGGACGTGTGTGCCGGCCGCTGCTTCTTGGCCTGGGACGCGGACGACGGTGAGATCG GAGTGCTGCTGTGCTCGGGCGCGCGTCTGGTCAGTGGCAGCAACACCAGGCGGCTGCGCCTGTGGGCCGTGGAGGCCGTGCCGGAGCTGAGGCGCAAGGGCTCCGGGGCCAG GTCTAGCTCTGTGTTTATGGAGCGTGAGCTGACCCTTGACGGGGCCGTCGTGAGTGCGGTCTTCCACGAAAGCATGGACATGGGTGTGGTGGGCACCACGGCAGGCACGCTCTGGTATGTCAGCTGGGCTGAGGGCACCAGCACCCGCCTCATCAGCGGCCACCGGAGCAAG GTGAACGAGGTGGTCTTCAGCCCCAGCGAGTCCCACTGTGCCACGTGCAGTGACGATGGGAGCGTGAGGGTGTGGAGCGTGGCCAGCATGGAGCTGCTGATCCAGTTCCAGGTGCTCAGCCAG AGCTGCCTTTGCCTGTCTTGGAGCCCCCCATCCTGCGAACGCCCAGAACAGCAGTGGGTGGCAGCGGGCTACAGTGACGGCACGCTGCGGCTCTTCAGCATCCCCCGCATAGCGATGGAGCTCAAGATGCATCCCCACTCGGCTGCACTGACGGCCATCGCCTTCTCTGCTGACG GTCAGACCATCCTCTCCGGAGACAAGGATGGGCTCGTGGCTGTGAGTCGCCCTCGCACGGGGATGACCTTCCGTGTGCTGAGTGACCATCGGGGAGCCCCGATCTGCACCATCCAGAGCACGAGAAGAGAG TATGGAGACTTCGGGGCAGAGGGTGTGGACCTGTGGCTGGCTGCCAGTGGGGACCAGCAGGTCAGCGTTTGGGCCTCCAACTGGCTGCAGGACCGCTGTGAGCTCGTGGACTGGCTAAGCTTCCCAGCGCCCGCCCTTACGGAG GTTCCCAGCTGCCTGCCGCCCTCCCTCGCCGCCTTCTGCCCCTGGGATGAGGCGCTGCTGGTGTGTGCGGGCCTCGGTGTGCACCATGAGGTGGTCTTCTACAGCCTCCGCCAGAAGCAG GTGATGGAGAAGATCCCACTGCCTTTCTTTGCTGTGTCCATGAGCCTGTCCCCTGGGGCCCACCTTATGGCCATTGGCTTCTCTG AGCGTGTGCTGAGGCTGGTGGACTGTGCGTCGGGGGCCATGCAGGACTTTGCTGGCCATGATGACTCGGTGCAGCTGTGCAGGTTTGCCCCGTCTGCTCGGCTGCTCTTCACGGCGGCCCACAGTGAGATACTGGTGTGGGAAGTCACAGGCCACTGA